GCAGATGGCACCCAAAACAAGAAGATCTCAAGGTGTGTAAGGATTACGAGAACAAAGAGGCAATATTATGGAATCAACTTACACTGATACTTGCTTAGACTCCCTTTACTGGATGCTGACATTTGATACATATCCCAACAGgttatttaaaaaacatatatTGTAAAATGGTGTAAAAACACAGTGGGTGCCTTCACAAAGTATACATCAGTGAAAGTATTTGGTGCTTCAATTACATAAGCCACAGCATGTATAACAGTTGTCCCAGAGCTGCTCCCTCCCAAAAAGACACAGGAAGACCACACTTAGGGTTTAGTTTATTAATATTAATGGGTTGATCTTAGCCTTATTACCCTAAGGCTCTTAGGCTCCCACCCCAATGAGCTCTTCCTCTGCTCTcgaaagagggagaaaatgttGGGGGCATGATACTACAGACACAGCGATGCCTCTTCCAGCCACTGTGTGCTGCAACACTACAAAATTCTCTTATCTCTATGGTCTTTGCCATAgagaaaattcctagagtggcacATGGAGGAGAGTATGTAACTTCTGGgtgatcacccagaagtgatgtcactgcatcagAGAAGGTCCCCCTCCCTATGccgcacccccccaaaaaaaagatctaCAGGGCAACCCAAGCTGATCTACATCATAACATCTACTTCTTTATTTTGGGCTGTGCTTAGTAGCCCGTTAGAAGCTACAATATCTGGGCAACTCCAAACGCAGCCAGCAATTCATTACTTCATCAAGCTATTTATTGCCAACTTCAtttatcctctcctccatatgcTGGTGCCAAGTTTCCTTGCCCTTATCCAGCATGCCATAGAGACAACCATGGGTGTGATTGATGCTGCTCAACAAGAAGATTATCAACCTACTATGCAGTAGGAATgaattatgggctgttcaggaacAGCCTTCCCTCATACCCTCATGGTTCAGGGCACTCACCTATTCACCCTTCCAATCTTGAGCAACCCTCCCTATTCCTGCCAAACCAGTTGTGGCCTAACCCACCTATAGACCAGACCTAAGGATCCCTTCCCATCCCTTGAAAACAGGAGTCCCCTAAAAAGCTAAACATAGAAGACTCCAAAAATTCATGCTTTACCTCAAAGCAACCGGCTAGGTCCATGTTGTCATTGgtaacacatgaactcatgaagatgccttatactgaaccagatccttggcccatcaaaatcagtactgtctactcagactggcagcagctctccagggtctcaggtagaggtctttcacatcaccttcttgcctagtccctttaactggagatgccagggattgaacctgggaccttctgcatgtcaagcaaatgctctaccactgtaaAACTTTGCTGCTGTAGATATTAGCGATCCATCCAACGTCAAGGCTGCTGCTGCCACAGTCACAGATCACTTGCAAGGAGCTGGGCTGAATCTGCTCATCAACAATGCTGGGATTGCAAAGCCAAGCACTTTGGAATCAGAGACAGCAGAGGACATGTCCGAGGTCTACAAAAGCAATGTGATAGGGCCCATGATGGTGAGCCAGGTAAGGATGTCCTCAGACCTCTTCTCATTATTCTACACAGCTCTTAATGGGAActgtgcagttagggttgccaacctccagatagtggctggagatctcccactattataactgatctccaggcgactgaggtcagttcacctctaaaaaatggctgctttggaaggtggactctatggctacatactccactgaagtctctcccctctccaaaccttgccttcttcaggctccacccccaaaatctccaggtatttcccaacacagagctggcaaccctaggagcagtcctaagcagagttacaaccttctatgTCCACTGAAGTCTATGAGctcagaaggctgtaactctgtttaggatcgcactaCATGTATCTTAAGGATAATTGGGTGGACCCTCCCAGTATCCTACCACTTCAATGAGCAAGGTATTCAtactccacctttccttttggctcaagtttggaGCCTTTCTCCAGTCTAAGGAGCCTCCCTGCAAATGCACTGGATCTTTTATTAGAGGAAGCGCTATTTAAAAGCCAGGAAGGCTCCTTCGACTGGAGGAAGACtattggaggatggttggatccacccccagCGCTTCTTGATGGTTGGATGCTGCCTGTTTCCCCAGCCAAAGGTTATGTTGTGATGCTAACAGTGGTATAACAAAACAGAAATTCAACCGGTGCAGCATCCCTGGttgggcgggggcgggggagattAAGGGGAACTGTACCTATTGAAACAGGATCATGAATACCTACCATTTTGATAAGCCCATGAAAGTCCAGGGCCTTCCTAAAGGTGAGTGATTGGTCGGGACTCCACACTGGTGAAGAGCTCCCTGGATCACCCGACAGACAGTTGCGTTGTTTTCTTTGATtcttccctccttttctccaggcaTTCCTGCCCTTGCTGAGGAAGGCATCTCAGGAGAGCCCCCAGAAAGGGATGAGTTGTAGCAAAGCTGCCATTGTCAACATGTCTAGTGAAGCTGGCTCCATCACCAACCTCCTCGTATGGGACCTTGGACACGTCATCAGTTACCGCTGCAGCAAGGTAGGGACGTGCCTGCAGTGCAAAGAGAGGACACATTCGCTCTGTTAATATTACAATGTAGAATGAAGTATTCTATGTTCTAattggggagagaaggcagcatggtatagcccaattctgtcagatctcgaaagctaagaagggtcagtacatggaagggagatctccaagggtgactgtgcagaggaaggcaatggcaagccacctctgcatcttaactgccttgaaagccccttgctgaggtcgccataagttggctgcaacttgacggcactttgcacatacacacacatattcaaattTTCAAGCGTGGTtacttaaatctgtggattggcGCCACACTGACATAAGCCAGACACTTCTGCAAAATTTGGGGATTccttgggtttgcagaaaaatctgaaattgttAGAAAATAACATTGGGGggttaaattccccccaaaatgaAAAATGTCTGCGAATGCCCAGcagtgttgctgttgttgttcggGTGCCAAGGAATCATGGCGCGCCCAGCAATGATTGTTGgttgggagggggtggctgggaGCTGGGGAGGAACCCGGCAGCGTTGCcaatggtggtggggaggaaggaaggcatGATGGGCCCAGTGGGAGCAAATGGGGAGAAAACGAAGGGGTATCATAGATCTCCACTTGTCTCTCCATAATTTGCTTTCCCCCAGTCCTTGGTCTACTGGATTTGCTACTATCAGTATACAGAATGCAAGCTTTTAATTAGAATAATCCAGAACAGGAAGCTTATTCAATGTTCTGCAATGAGAAGTCTTGTTAAGGGATTTGTACCtctaaaatgtaaaataaaattaatgtgtgCCTAGAAAGGGAGCATCAAATAACTTCTCTTAGATATATCAGAACTTCCTTTTGACCTGCTACCTCTGCATGGAACTAGTTGCTTCATTCATCTCTTTGTTTTTGTCTCATCTCCTTGGCAGGCTGCTCTCAACATGCTCACACGGTGCCAGTCCCTGGGATGGGCAAAAGATGAGATCCTGAGCATCGCATTGCACCCCGGAGTTGTAAAGACAGAAATGGTACCTTTAGAGGTAGGTCATTCATGGGGCAACTCCCTCCCTTCCTATACTCAGGAACCCcaaatttatttatgtactttggGCCTATATCAAAGTAACTCACAAAATGGATAACATTATACTGTCACTATGCTGAATATAAATCAGTAATTGTAGTGAATCAGCGGCTACAGCAGCAGTGGTTGAACCATGGAAGATCATTGAACCATGGAAGATCATTGAACCATGGAAGATCATTGAACCATGGAAGATCATTGCcataagcaatgctgattctgtgaccttaggcagatgatgagagggagg
Above is a genomic segment from Euleptes europaea isolate rEulEur1 chromosome 17, rEulEur1.hap1, whole genome shotgun sequence containing:
- the LOC130488997 gene encoding C-factor-like — protein: MLNVRSVLVTGSNRGIGLELVRQLVGKRNAPEWVFATCRDPEGPRAQDLKNLAEKYRSVKILPMDISDPSNVKAAAATVTDHLQGAGLNLLINNAGIAKPSTLESETAEDMSEVYKSNVIGPMMVSQAFLPLLRKASQESPQKGMSCSKAAIVNMSSEAGSITNLLVWDLGHVISYRCSKAALNMLTRCQSLGWAKDEILSIALHPGVVKTEMVPLELPGQSTVDESVQGILNTLGSLCEKDSGNFVNWEGAILPW